One window from the genome of Nicotiana sylvestris chromosome 9, ASM39365v2, whole genome shotgun sequence encodes:
- the LOC138877672 gene encoding uncharacterized mitochondrial protein AtMg00810-like: MTRPLVEKTPYELLKGRKPNISHLREFGCKCYVHNNGKDSLEESVHVVFDETNILSERQEHEDEATGLVKELTESPAQVKVESKEETSDGTGPSNQRNLTGGTNQGEIESNPPEELVHEPVPQSQLKNLGAFDAFLSLIEPKNVVEALQDADWVNAMQDELNQFERSQVWHLVPRPKERSVIDDIIFGATTDRLSKDFAKLMGSEFEMSMMGELNFFLGLQIKQSPNGTMIHQQKYTKELIKKFKMEESKEIDTPIATATKLDIVEPGSSVDQKLYRGMIGSLLYLTASRPDIVFSVGLCAHFQANPKESHLTAVKRILRYLKGTTNLCLWYPKGSTFDLVRYADADYAGFLVDRKNTSGMAHFLGSCLVSWATKKQNSVALSTAEAEYVAAASCCAQLLWIKQQLVDF; this comes from the exons ATGACTAGACCTctggtagagaagactccctatgagttacttaaagggagaaaaccaaacatatcccatcttagggaaTTTGGTTGCAAGTGctatgtgcacaataatggaaaagactccctag aagaaagtgtacatgtagtatttgatgaaactaacattctttctgagagacaagaacatgaagatgaagccactGGATTGGTAAAGGAATTGACTGAATCCCCAGCACAAGTCAAAGTGGAATCAAAAGAAGAAACAAGTGATGGAACAGGTCCTTCAAATCAgcgcaacctgacagggggaactaatCAAGGAGAAATTGAATCAAATCCCCCAGAGGAACTTGTTCATGAACCCGTTCCTCA atcacaactAAAGAATCTgggtgcttttgatgctttcctatctcttattgaacctaaaaatgttgttgaggctttgcaggatgcagattgggtgaatgcaatgcaagatgaactcaaccaatttgaaagaagtcaagtttggcatctagttccgaGACCCAAGGAAAGATCAGTCATTG ATGACATCATATTTGGGGCTACCACTGATAGGCTGAGTAAGGACTTTGCAAAACTAATGGgcagtgagtttgaaatgagcatgatgggtgagcttaacttctttttaggcttacagatcaaacaaagtccaaatggaaccatgatccatcaacaaaagtataCAAAAGAgctaattaaaaaatttaaaatggaggaatctaaagaaatagacacacccattgcaactgccacaaaATTAGATATtgttgaacctggttcatcagtcgatcaaaagttgtataggggtatgattggttcactcttgtatcttactgcaAGCAGACCTGACAtcgttttcagtgtagggctttgtgctcattttcaagcaaatccaaaagagtctcacttgactgcggTAAAGAGGATATTGAGATATCTGAAAGGCACCACTAATCTGTGTCTCTGGTATCCTAAAGGTAGTACTTTTGATCTAGTtagatatgctgatgctgattatgcaggtttcttaGTGGACAGGAAaaacacctcaggtatggcacacttccttggttcatgtcttgtgtcatgggctaccaaAAAGCAAAACTCTGTGGCCctatctactgctgaagctgagtatgttgctgctgcttcctgttgtgctcaattgctatggatcaaacaacagctgGTAGATTTTTGA